The genomic window acgaggccgcctccgcctccgcttcccCTATCCAGGgggtcgccgcggccgccgccgacgcggcaaTCCGCGCTCTCCTGATCGCGCTCGACCCGGCCTCCCCCAAGGTCGCCGAGCCCGCGCTGGAGTGCGTCTccaccctcctctccctccgcctcctccacggcgAGGTCGtagccgtcgctgccgctggcgctgctgacgccgacgacgccgcctcgccggtATCCAAGCTCTTCGCGGCCGTGGTCTCCTGCGGGGGGCTCGGGGACGAGggcctcgagctcgccgcgctccgcgtGCTGGTCGCCTTCGCGCGGTGCCCCTCGGTCTCCGTCTCCGGGGACTGCCTGGGCCACGTCGTGAGGGCGTGCTACAACCTCTACCTCGGCAGCGCGAGCGGCGGGAACCAGCTCTGCGCGAAGCTGGCGCTCGCGCAGGTGCTCGCCATCGTGTTCGCGCGCGTCGAGGCGGATGCCATGGACGTGCGCGTGCgcaccgtctccgccgccgacaTGATGGACCTCTCCGATCGCAGCCTGAATGACTCCAGCGTAGTGCAGGCGGCACAGGCGTTCATAAACGAGGCAATGGAGGGGAGCGATGTGCCAGAGGAGGTTCCCCCATCGGATTTGCCAGCTGAGGCAGATGAAAATGGAGATGATGTGGGGATGAGCAGGATCAGGGAGGATGGGCTGGCATTGTTCAAAAACCTTTGCAAGCTGTCGATGAAGTTTGCCACGCCGGATAACCCCGATGATCCGGTGCTGCTGCGGGGGAAGGTTTTGTCACTTGAGCTGCTTAGAACAGTCGTTGACAATGCAGGGCCATTCTGGAAATCAAATGAAATGTATGTATGTTTTGGATTGATACATGCTTGTGCTAATTATATCCATTAGAATTCAGCATTGCCTATTTTGTTCATTAATTTTGCCATGAGTCTTGATATGTGCTAAAAGACGATAATTAAGGTGGATTTGCCAAATGTAGAAAAACTTCAGCTAACAAtagtggaattttttttttttttttgggggggggggggggggggtaaggTTTACGATTTGGGGTATGGGAGAGTAGTATTTACCATTTCTCTAGCCAGATGACATCTGCCCGTGTTGTTTCTGCATGATAGGTTGGCCAGGTGAAGATGCATGTCGCATATGAACAAGGCAGTTGTTGTGGAGACTGATGTGTTTAGAAATATACTTTTAGCTATGCATGCTTTGATAAGTTCTTGATCAATCTAAAAAGAATATTCCTGATATTAGATCAATTTTGTTTATAGTTAGTCAGAATCGTAAGGAATTACTGTTAGATAATGAATCTTCTAGCTCTTCCAAATGATATACCGATTATTGAGCAACTGATTCTGGGTTCTATTGGAGATTTTCAATTTCTAGTCAATTTGTGGCATCCCTTCAAATCCTCAATAAATGTTCCAAACGCTGGCAGACCATGTAGAGTCAGTGGCGCATGCACCCTGTGACTTGCAGACCTGCACTGATCATTTGTTAGGAAAGAAGAGCAAATGTCCCTTGACACTTATGAAGTCATGGTTACCAATCTAAAGTTGTGGGGTTTTAGTTTATATGTTGATGTCCCCACTTCATGTTGCGTATTAAATCATTTTTCATCAATAGTTTAAAGTTTAATATTCAATTCATACATATAGGAATGCATCAAATAATTGCACCCAAACTAATTCATGCATGAGGAATTTGGGTCATTCCATGTCTAAATGTTGAACTGAATATTGGGTTCAACAGAAGGTATAGCTCAGTAATACTGACCTTCTCCCCTACTGATGCAGGTATCTTGAAGCGATTAAGAAGCACCTATTTTTATCATTGCTGAAGAACAGTGCCTTGTCAGCAATGAGTGTTTTCCAGCTTCTGTGCTCCATTTTTGTTGGTCTGCTGTCAAGGTTTAGATCTGGCTTGAAAGAGGAAATTGGATTATTTTTTCCTATGCTTATCCTAAGAGTTCTTGAAAATGTCCTTCAGCCTAGCTTTCTGCAGAAAATGACAGTTCTAAACTTTTTGGAGAAAATATGTAAAGAGCCTCACGTTATCATTGATATTTTTGTGAACTATGATTGTGATGTTGATGCGCCAAATATTTTTGAAAGGTACTCTACTTTTCTTCTTGATGGACACACACccttatttttgttttgtagtCAACAAGAACCATTAGCATTACTTCTACTGAAAATATTTGTCACTCTCTTTATAACTTTCCTATCAATAAGAGCCATTAGCATCACTTCTACTAAAAGTATATGTCACTCTATGATTTCTTAGTAAAGCAATTTTAATTCCATCAGATCTTCACAGGATTGTCAATGGACTAGTAAAGACTGCTTTAGGTGTCCCTGCTGGATCAACAACAACATTAACTGTTGCACAAGACCAAACATTTCGAATTGAATCTGTCAAGTGCCTTGCAGTTATTGTTAAGTCAATGTGTTCATGGATGGACCGACAACTGAGAATTGGTGAATTTTCCCTGATTAGTTCAGAAACTCCAGGCTCAATGGACAATCATACTACCAATGGAGATGGAAGTGGAATGGATTATGACATGCAACCTGACACAAGCAGCTCTGACATATCTGATTCTTCCTCACTTGAGCAACGACGTGCTTATAAAATAGAACTTCAGGTGTAACTTTTTTCCAATTTGAATTAGGTTTCCTAATTTTTACgttgtttctctctttctttaggctgaagtgtttttttttcttctgttcaaTAGTTTGTACTTTGGATGACTGATGGGCCTACAATTTCTTTTGGCAGAAAGGAATTGCCTTGTTTAACAGGAAGCCTTCCAAAGGTATCGATTTTCTTGTCCGCAgcaagaaaataggccattcgCCGGAAGATGTGGCTCTTTTCTTGAAAAACACTGCTGGCTTAAATGCAACAATGGTAGGAGACTATTTGGGTGAAAGGGATGACTTCCCCCTCAAAGTCATGCATGCTTATGTGGATGCACTGAACTTTAAAGGCATGGACTTCGGTGAAGCAATCAGGTTTTTCTTGCAAGGTTTCAGATTACCAGGGGAAGCACAGAAAATTGACCGGATCATGGAAAAATTTGCTGAACGCTACTGTAAATGCAATCCAAATGCTTTTACTAGTGCAGATACTGCCTATATTCTTGCTTACTCTGTTATCTTGCTAAACACTGATGCTCACAGTGTCATGGTGAAAGATAAGGTTAGTCTTTGGTGATCTTCCTATTTTGTCATCTGGGAATGGCTCGCTTATATTGCAAGATTTCTTGTGCAGATGTCTAAGGCTGATTTCATGCGCAATAACCGAGGAATTGATGATGGGAAGGACTTACCTGAAGATTATCTTAGTGCATTATATGACCAAATTGTCAATAAGGAAATTAAAATGAGTGCTGATTCTTCAACGACACAAATCAAACAACCCAATAGCATAAGCAAGCTTCTTGGCTTAGACAATATCATCAATTTTGTCAACTGGGGACAGGCAGAAGACAAAGCATTAGGTGCAAATGACTTGCTCATTAAGCACATACAGGAGAAATTTAAAGCAAAATGCAGGAAATCGGAGTAAGATCAACATGATTTTTCTTTGTTAAGTACTCATATGCTCTGATATTTGATGAGGTTAAGCTTGTGCATGATGCAGGTCTGTGTTCTATACTGTTTCTGATGCAACCATTTTAAGATTCATGATGGAGGCCTGTTGGGCTCCTATGATGGCAGCATTCAGTGTGACACTAGACCAAAGCGATGATAAGGCTTCTGCAGCGCAGTGTTTAAAGGGATTAAGATTTGCTGTGCATATCACATCTGTTATGTGCATGCAGACACAGAGAGATGCTTTTTTGACAACCATAGCCAAATTCACATCCCTCCATTCTGCTGCAgacatgaaacaaaaaaatgtcGATGCTATGAAGGTAAAAGGCCACACAAAAACATTACCCttttttgtgcaatttacataaAAATGTTGCTTCTGACTTCCAAGTAACCAATTTCTACTTTAAAAAAagcatataaatttataatcTTTGAAGCATATAGATGGAGCATATTAGATGTGTTTGAACGATTTCAGCTCATATGTTCTGTATGTGCATTCCATGTCTGGCATATCTGACTGTTTTGAAACAGTGGAATGATATACTTAGTCTATAATTTCGACAGGCTATTATATCCATCGCAATCGAAGATGGCAATTACTTGCAGGAAGCATGGGAACATGTATTGACTTGTTTGTCACGGTTTGAGCATTTGCACCTGCTTGGAGAAGGGGTACCTACTGACTCGTCGTTTCTTACAGTACCCTTAGTTGAGTCCGAACAAAAAAATCATAAGTCCAGCTCTGGTCTATCTTCAAAGAGAACCAATGCTCTTCAGAATCCTGCTGTAATGGCTGCTGTTAGAGGAGGTTCTTACGACAGCACAGTGGCAAAAACCAGTGCCTCGTCATTGGTTACTCCTGAACAGATCAGTAATTTCATATCGAACTTAAATTTGTTGGACCAGATTGGTATTGTTGagttaaatcatatatttacccACAGCCAAAGATTAAACAGTGATGCCATTGTTGCTTTTGTGAAAGCTCTTTGCAAGGTCTCAATGACTGAGTTGCAGTCTCCAACGGATCCTCGTATCTTCTGCCTTACAAAAATAGTAGAAATCGCGTAAGAATTTCCTAGATCCACTTGTAAAACCTACCTTTCACTAGCAGATAGTAGCTGTGACCCAGTACTTGTCAACTATTCTAATTCTGAACTAAATTCGTGCAGGCATTACAACGTGAACCGCATACGTTTGGTGTGGTCTCGAATTTGGAAAGTTCTGTCAGAATTTTTTGTATCTGTTGGACTGCTAGAAAATCTTTCTGTTGCAATATTTGTGATGGATTCTCTGAGGCAGCTGGCAATGAAGTTTCTGGAAAGAGAGGAACTGGCAAACTATAACTTCCAGAATGAATTCCTTAGACCTTTCGTGATTGTTATGCAGAAGAGTAATGCTCCAGAAGTACGAGAGCTGATTGTCCGGTGTGTCTCACAGATGGTTCTAAGTCGTGTCAACAACATAAAATCTGGCTGGAAGGGTGTTTTTATGGTATGTATTGCAGCAACGTTTCTCTCATGAAAAGAAGACTAAAATATGCATTATTATGGTgtttattgaattatttttgcaCTGTGCAGGTATTTACTTCTGCTGCAGCTGATGATACAAAAAGTATTGTCCTATTGGCATTTGAAACTATGGAAAAAATTGTTCGAGATT from Oryza glaberrima chromosome 6, OglaRS2, whole genome shotgun sequence includes these protein-coding regions:
- the LOC127775667 gene encoding brefeldin A-inhibited guanine nucleotide-exchange protein 1-like, which translates into the protein MSSPAAGEADAAARVLARALDKVIKHSSWRKHSALVAASKSALDLLSASPDVDEAASASASPIQGVAAAAADAAIRALLIALDPASPKVAEPALECVSTLLSLRLLHGEVVAVAAAGAADADDAASPVSKLFAAVVSCGGLGDEGLELAALRVLVAFARCPSVSVSGDCLGHVVRACYNLYLGSASGGNQLCAKLALAQVLAIVFARVEADAMDVRVRTVSAADMMDLSDRSLNDSSVVQAAQAFINEAMEGSDVPEEVPPSDLPAEADENGDDVGMSRIREDGLALFKNLCKLSMKFATPDNPDDPVLLRGKVLSLELLRTVVDNAGPFWKSNEMYLEAIKKHLFLSLLKNSALSAMSVFQLLCSIFVGLLSRFRSGLKEEIGLFFPMLILRVLENVLQPSFLQKMTVLNFLEKICKEPHVIIDIFVNYDCDVDAPNIFERIVNGLVKTALGVPAGSTTTLTVAQDQTFRIESVKCLAVIVKSMCSWMDRQLRIGEFSLISSETPGSMDNHTTNGDGSGMDYDMQPDTSSSDISDSSSLEQRRAYKIELQKGIALFNRKPSKGIDFLVRSKKIGHSPEDVALFLKNTAGLNATMVGDYLGERDDFPLKVMHAYVDALNFKGMDFGEAIRFFLQGFRLPGEAQKIDRIMEKFAERYCKCNPNAFTSADTAYILAYSVILLNTDAHSVMVKDKMSKADFMRNNRGIDDGKDLPEDYLSALYDQIVNKEIKMSADSSTTQIKQPNSISKLLGLDNIINFVNWGQAEDKALGANDLLIKHIQEKFKAKCRKSESVFYTVSDATILRFMMEACWAPMMAAFSVTLDQSDDKASAAQCLKGLRFAVHITSVMCMQTQRDAFLTTIAKFTSLHSAADMKQKNVDAMKAIISIAIEDGNYLQEAWEHVLTCLSRFEHLHLLGEGVPTDSSFLTVPLVESEQKNHKSSSGLSSKRTNALQNPAVMAAVRGGSYDSTVAKTSASSLVTPEQISNFISNLNLLDQIGIVELNHIFTHSQRLNSDAIVAFVKALCKVSMTELQSPTDPRIFCLTKIVEIAHYNVNRIRLVWSRIWKVLSEFFVSVGLLENLSVAIFVMDSLRQLAMKFLEREELANYNFQNEFLRPFVIVMQKSNAPEVRELIVRCVSQMVLSRVNNIKSGWKGVFMVFTSAAADDTKSIVLLAFETMEKIVRDYFPYITETENTTFTDCVNCLIAFTSSQFNSDANLNAIAFLRFCAVKLADEGFGCQEKCTDEPRNLVMSDGNATVNKDDSISLWIPLLAGLAKLTSDSRSTIKRSAVGVLFDILKDHGQLFSESFWTNILESVIYPLFSSERSSSNDPTSTPSIPEDDFSNLETQTLAVKCLVGLFINFFDVMRPELARVASIVTYFIRSPYKHSASIGVSALMRLIEGVGGELSKEEWKDILLRFKESVAHTFLVFSKIVRMMQDIEIPDRFESYSENDQYSDHENYGNEEEEANMETTSYAIVKLKNHMALLLLVVQGIIKLYEEHRKYLSSDHINILLEMISAIATHASEVSSESSLLRKFHKACSLMEVSEPAIVHFENESYQTYLKLLQALFRDYPSMSEEMDIESQILRVCEKILRIYLQCAQREPSNEALHRNASIHCIVPLGAAKKEELAARTSLVLLVMQLLGNLEEDSFRRVLPWFFPLLVDLIRCEHSSGEVQHALYKIFQSSIGPMLTV